From a single Apium graveolens cultivar Ventura chromosome 2, ASM990537v1, whole genome shotgun sequence genomic region:
- the LOC141697518 gene encoding uncharacterized protein LOC141697518 yields the protein MYQVGVDSAFNDLLSTVGSLLPKDNVMPPNAYEAKKTLSDLGLEYIKYHSCPNNCILYRGVNVDASECPKCRLSRWKLGKDGKIRINVPAKRIEDGKMRHPADSPSWRNIDYRWPAFSSDARNIRLALSADGINPHTNGLTNRYSYWPIVLVTFNLPPWLCMKRKFMMLTILVSGPHEPGNDVDVYLQPLIDDLKKLWEEGEPNVYDAYTKSYFTLKAILLWKINDFPAYGNLSGCVNKGYMCCPVCADDTVAKYLSHSRKMCYQGHRLYLARNHPYRKQKAAFSGQQELGQARQPLSGEEVLLQQDKIKFQFGKEVRKSKKVDCPRKKKSVFFKLEYWKFHHVRHCLDVMHVEKNVCDSLIGTLLNMKSKSKDSEASRLDMIDMGVRADLAPQKGEKKTYLPPSIFNLSKAEKKKMLSSLMHMKLPYGHASNIKNCVSMEELKMFGMKSHDCHILIQQLLPIAIRATYRN from the exons ATGTACCAAGTTGGAGTTGATAGTGCCTTTAACGATTTGCTGTCTACCGTTGGCTCTCTCCTTCCTAAGGACAATGTGATGCCACCTAATGCATATGAAGCCAAGAAAACCTTATCCGACTTGGGTCTAGAATACATAAAATATCACTCATGTCCAAACAATTGCATACTGTATCGGGGGGTAAATGTTGATGCTTCCGAGTGTCCTAAGTGTCGTTTATCTCGCTGGAAGTTAGGAAAGGATGGTAAAATAAGGATTAATGTTCCTGCTAAA CGAATAGAAGACGGAAAGATGCGGCATCCAGCCGACTCTCCTTCTTGGAGAAATATCGACTATAGGTGGCCTGCCTTCAGTAGTGATGCACGAAATATTCGTTTGGCGTTGTCTGCAGATGGTATAAACCCACATACTAACGGTCTAACCAATAGATACTCTTATTGGCCAATAGTATTAGTGACTTTTAATCTTCCTCCGTGGTTATGTATGAAGAGGAAATTTATGATGCTAACAATTTTAGTTTCCGGTCCACATGAGCCTGGCAATGATGTTGATGTATATTTACAGCCTTTAATCGATGATTTAAAGAAGTTGTGGGAAGAAGGTGAACCAAATGTTTATGATGCATACACCAAGTCATATTTCACTTTAAAAGCAATTTTATTGTGGAAAATAAATGACTTTCCTGCATATGGAAATCTGTCCGGATGCGTTAATAAAGGTTATATGTGTTGTCCAGTATGCGCTGATGATACAGTTGCCAAGTATTTAAGCCATAGCAGGAAGATGTGTTACCAAGGCCATCGGCTTTACTTGGCTAGGAATCATCCATATAGGAAGCAAAAGGCCGCTTTTAGTGGACAACAAGAATTAGGGCAGGCACGTCAACCTCTGTCTGGAGAAGAGGTTTTATTGCAGCAAGATAAAATTAAATTTCAGTTTGGGAAGGAAGTAAGGAAGTCAAAGAAGGTTGATTGTCCACGGAAGAAAAAGTCGGTTTTTTTCAAATTAGAATATTGGAAGTTTCACCATGTCCGTCATTGTTTAGATGTCATGCACGTCGAGAAGAACGTGTGTGATAGCTTGATCGGCACACTACTAAATATGAAATCTAAGTCTAAAGATAGTGAAGCTTCCCGTCTTGACATGATTGACATGGGGGTTAGGGCTGATCTAGCTCCACAAAAAGGAGAAAAAAAAACCTACTTACCCCCTTCAATTTTTAATTTGTCCAAGGCAgaaaaaaagaaaatgttgtcATCGTTAATGCACATGAAACTTCCTTATGGACACGCGTCAAACATTAAAAACTGTGTTTCCATGGAAGAATTAAAGATGTTTGGGATGAAGTCCCACGACTGCCACATCTTAATCCAACAACTGCTTCCTATTGCAATTCGTGCG ACGTATCGAAACTAG
- the LOC141697496 gene encoding uncharacterized protein LOC141697496 translates to MKAIHFKFYVTNNDAEYEALINGLKLALEVGVVNLIVQSDYELVVNQVNGGFQARGPRMELYMRCVQRLLERFGNARLESVPREENSNADALAKMGSQMDSVQLGQIPLGIQEIPRAVPEDKLQARRLRYQDAKYVEYDGRGARRDLWQSLGGGSLAFKVLKQGYYWPTMKKDVFNFVRACDRCQRFANYSNDLASTITSLANPWPFAMWRNRSHWRVSQNKGESRVPRRDLFVEEDAEVNQGLHLDLLDEARTNSQLKLAAYQQRIARYFNKKVKSVPFKVGDLVLRKVMPNTKIAQHGVLGANWEGPYKVKAILWKGTYRLKDLDGKPIPRAWNAEHLRKYYQ, encoded by the exons ATGAAAGCTATCCATTTCAAATTTTATGTCACTAACAATGACGCTGAGTATGAAGCTTTGATCAACGGTCTGAAATTAGCTCTGGAGGTGGGGGTTGTGAATCTGATAGTTCAGAGTGACTATGAATTAGTAGTGAACCAAGTCAACGGAGGTTTCCAGGCCCGGGGACCTCGGATGGAGTTATACATGAGATGTGTGCAACGCCTATTAGAAAGATTTGGAAATGCCAGGCTAGAAAGTGTTCCGCGGGAAGAAAATAGTAATGCGGATGCTTTGGCCAAGATGGGATCACAGATGGACAGCGTCCAACTTGGACAAATCCCTTTGGGAATCCAGGAAATCCCGA GAGCTGTACCAGAAGACAAACTACAGGCTCGACGCCTTCGATACCAGGATGCAAAGTATGTTGAATATGATGGG AGAGGTGCACGAAgggatttgtggcaatcactcgggggtgGTTCGTTGGCATTTAAAGTCCTCAAACAAGGatactactggccaactatgaAAAAAGATGTCTTCAATTTTGTCCGGGCTTGTGATCGTTGCCAGCGATTCGCCAACTATTCCAACGACCTGGCATCTACCATTACCTCATTGGCAAATCCTTGGCCTTTTGCCATGTGGAGGAATCGATCTCATTGGAGAGTTTCCCAAAACAAAGGAGAG AGCCGGGTCCCTCGGAGAGACTTATTTGTTGAGGAAGATGCAGAAGTTAACCAGGGGCTCCACTTGGATTTGTTAGATGAAGCCCGAACAAACTCTCAATTAAAGCTTGCTGCATATCAGCAGAGAATCGCAAGGTATTTTAATAAAAAGGTAAAATCCGTGCCATTCAAGGTTGGGGATCTTGTGTTACGAAAGGTGATGCCTAACACCAAGATAGCTCAGCACGGGgtgcttggagctaattgggagGGACCGTACAAGGTGAAAGCTATACTCTGGAAGGGAACCTATCGCTTGAAAGATCTGGATGGCAAACCTATTCCTCGAGCATGGAATGCGGAGCATTTACGgaagtattatcagtag